Sequence from the Camelus dromedarius isolate mCamDro1 chromosome 12, mCamDro1.pat, whole genome shotgun sequence genome:
GCCCAGGAGCTACTTGCATCAGCTGGAGGAAGGACTGGGTCTTCCCAGAACTGGGGGACGGGTGTGACAGGGATGGAGGCTGGAAGACCTGCCAGCTTCCTGGATCGACTCCTGTCAGCCATTTATATGGAGCCTTTGTAACAGTAGAGTTTGCAGTGAATTCCCTGAACCACAAAGATACCTGTATTCTCAAGGAACAGCAAAGGCCTGAGCTTCTTGGGGAAACCTGTGGACTCCAGGGCCCTGCTGCTCCCTCAAATAGCTCTTTCTTAGCTGGtcatttgaatcttttttttttttaattatttggggttttttttaagaacaatatttttctcttttctggagGGGGGGggaataattacatttaaaatttttgttttagtggaggtactggggattgaacccaggacctcgtgcatgctaagcactcactctgccactgagctgtactctcctcCCCTGTCATTTGACTCTTGATGCCTCCAAATCTTCCAGTCATAGGATTGTGGATTTTTAGTTTGAAAGAGTTTCTGTTTAGTACAACTCCTCAATTTCCtaggtgggaaactgaggcccagagaggtggggTGACTTGCTTGAGGTTCCCAGCGAGTTAGTTGTGGCTTTAAGGAGAATATTTTATGATCAGTAGCACTGGCCATTCCCTCCGCCTGGAAGACAGAGCTTCCAGAAGTTGAGAATATTCAGGTCTCAACACAGatatttctttttccctgagGGTAATAACTGGCCTGAATTCCTGACCCCCAGGCCATAGGCATCCCCTGGGGATCTTGTTGAAATCCAGCTTCAGGAAGGCGTGGGCAGGGCCTGTGAATCTGCATTTCTGATGAGCTCCCCAGTGATTAGATGCTGCTGGTCTGCAGACCACACTTATAGTAACAAGGCTCTTGTTCatcatttcattctcttcctaGTAACTGTCACAATATGATATTATCATATTTATCTGTGCTTTGTCTATAGTGGCTTTCCTTCAACTTCATATGAACTGCCTGGCCCGCCTTGGGCCCTGATATATCCCCAGGCCCAGCACAGTGCAGACACACAGTAGGCTGTCAATACACATGATCCCCCTGTTGACAGAGGGAGTCGGgttctggagggcagggaccttgtttggttttctccttcctcctcatgGCACAGCCTGGGGTAGGAGCACACAGCAGGGACTCAGTGACTGGGGTTAGAGGTTGGAGTGGCTCCTGGTGCTTGACCCCATATGTTCCCCAGTAGGTCAGGACTAGAGTGACAAACAGCCTAGGCCCATGAATGTcagatgatgtgtgtgtgtatatgtaaatcatttttaaaactagaaaacttATCACAACCTTGGTCTGAGTTCACTCTGTAGCTGCTTGGGTCTAAGCCCAGGCAGGGTTACTTGGAGTCTGGCAGCCTCAGGGCACAACTTGATCAGCTTACCTCTTGCACCACATACGCGTGGTATTCTTGGCCTGGCCCTTGGGGACACTGACCCCAGGTCATCTGGGGCCAGTTCAGTTTGCCCAGCATGGGGGCATTCAGATACCTGGAGGGGGAGGCCACAGGCAGCTCTGCCGAGGTCACTCCAGTAAAGTGCCTCATTCAGCCTGTTTCCCCacctgagggcaggagggaagacTGGGGACACTGAATGATGTTTAAGGGCTAGCCCAGCTTCTACTacttccatcccctccccacctgcagtGGCCCAGCTAGACAAGATAACCTCCCACCCTGGGACGTGGCATCTTGAGAGCAGGGACACCTGAGTCCACTGGGCCCTTCTGAGCCAAGGGCCACCTCACCCGACCCACCACACCCCCTGAGAAGACCCCACATCCTTTCTTAcctgccttccttctctcccaacTCCTAGTACTTGTCTCAGTCCAGCTTGTCCCCTTAGATCCCTGATAATTGGCTGACAGCTGCTGATTCAGAACATTTTATCCAGGGCCCTTCATCTGCCAGGTGGATCTGGAGGAGTCTCTTTCATAGCCTGCAGGCTGGATGCCCCTGGCCATGCCGAccctcctgtccctccttcccAGGGCTCCCCTTCTGCTCTGCACTCACTCACAGGCTCTTTATTCCCCCAGTCACCAATtcgctcactcactcactcattcacgtGGCACTTGCTCAGTCCCTCAGGGCCAGCGCCAGGAGTGTGACCGGGAACAAATTGGCCCGAGGTGGGGTTAATGCACACATAGAGGCAGAATGACACAGCGGGGCCCTGGGGCCATGTGCTCAGGTGGAGTCCCCCAAAGTCTGAGCTGGAGAGGATCAGCCCCCTCATTGAAGAAATGCGGAAAGGGAGGGTCAGGGTGGCCCCAGGCCACTGGGTAGAAGAGGAAGGAGGCCGTTTCTTAAGGGGCTCTCCTGACCTCCCACCACACTGAGTCAGCTCGCCCAGCCCTGCCTGTAGGCAGAACATCATGTTTTCCAGTTCTGAGGCAGTGACCTTGGTGCCGATTTGAAAATGTGAGAACTAAAGCAGGGTAACACCCTTAGGTACCCTGAAGTAGACTCAGAAAAGCTGGAAGGGCTTTCCCTCAGAGGTCTTCAAACCCTCCACTTTACAGCTGTGGACCCTGGAGCTCAGGAAGTCTGGTCACAAGGGGGCCTAGAAGGAGCTCCAGAACCCAAACCACGATGTCCAGCCTTGTAGTCTCTGGCTGTACCCGCTGCTCAGCCATCCTCGGTGTTTGAATACAAAGGGGAAGCCTCATCTTCCTGAGGAGGAAACATCTTAAGAACATTTTccctaataaaaatataaaacaaacaaaacaaacaatatttTAGGGCTGGAAATGAATTAATCAAGCGGTTATTGAAGTAATCtatgaaaattaaattctttCACTTAACCTATTAATTTAGGAAATTTGCTCTTTTCCACTCATAGTTTATGAAACACTTTTACGCAAATTCTTTACCCAGCTGTCTGGTGGAGGGACTGCTGGGCTAACGCATCTTGCCAACAGCTGTGTTTGCATTCACGTACTGGGAACGCACCATGTATGATGAAGGCTCTCAGGACAGGAGTATGGCATCTGCCTCCTTTCCCGAGGAGGAATTCTGGAAAAGAGCCTCCCCTTGCAATCAGGACCATGAGGCAGTTTCGAGCACCTGCTTTGCTGTGGCCACATGTGGCTCCCTCGTGGTGTCAAAACCCCGCCCAAGTCAGGTGACTATTTTTCAAGATGACTGGACATTATAACCAAAGACCCTAGAGTGtatcaagaagaaactgatggTCATCATTCAGCTGTATTTGCAGTGCTGGGCACCAGGACAGGTACACAAGGAACTGAAATTTTTGTAGCAAGTCCTAGGATGGAGGAATTAATGAGGAATTGCAGCATGACCTAGGAAAGGAGAAGTGGCCAGGAGGCAGTGCATGTTTACTGCGGTCTTGCAATATACCAGATACTTCACAAACGTCATCTCTAATCCTCCTAACTACTGATAGGTAGCAGTTACCTCTCATCCCAACTCCTACTTGCCTAAGAACTAATAGTGTGTGTTTTAAGGCTAATTACTTGATCAtcctaagcctcaatttcctcctctgagaTTGAGGACTACCGACCCCATAGGATTGTTCAAAGGACTGAGTTCTGTTCCAAATACTTTGCATATATCACCTTAGCTTAGAATAGCGAGCCCTCAATCGATGTTTGCTCCTATCATTATTACAACATAGGAGGAAGCTAAGGTTCAGAGAGGAGCAGTGACaagcccagggccacacagccagaGGGAGAATGAGCTGGCTGTGTTCTCTGTTCCACTTCACAACCTGCAGTGCAGAAAGGGTTGAGATGGAAGCTTTGCCCTCATAGCAGGCCCATGGCTGGACTTGGCTACCCTCTGTGCTCTAGAGATGCAAGGCCAACTATCCAGTGCAGGATGACCCCAGGTCACCTGTGGCTACATGCCTGGCCAGCCCTTGAAGGGGACTTGGAGAGAGGGACGACTGTCACTTTCCTCTGAGGACTGGAGAACTGGGCTGAGCCTCCTCCTGTCACatctgagaccttgggcaagtaccCCCACCACTTcctcagtctcagtttcctcatctgaaaagggGGATACTAATGTTTTTCTGCCTCATAAGGCTGTTATGTGACTGAGCAAGGTAAAGTCTGGGAGACGGTTTTTTATACTACCCTGTTGTGCTAATATAGCAGAGGTAAGGCCCATGACTTTGGGGTGAGGTGAGTATTTTCATTTAATGGGGAAGGTCTACAGGGAGTTAGAATCTAGTTTAACACAAAGATGAACTTTCTCATAGCTCTGGCCATAGGAGTGGAAGGGAGTGGGCCAGTGGATGACTACCAgtcaggaggaggcagaggaggttCCTGCCCTGAGTGGGGGTGACGGTGGCTTAGGTGAGACAAGATCTGCTCCCATGTGCTCCTTCACCTCTCCTCCCCATGCAAGGGCAGAAGGCACTTAGCAAATCTTTCCAACCCATAGAGTGTTGCAAACAAGTGCCTGAACCAGAACTCAGGAGGTTGTATGCACTTGACTCTGCCACTAACTTGTATAACTTTGAGTGTCTCACTGGCCTCATTTTCCTAGCTATCTCATAAATAAATATAGCAAATGCAATTTGTCAGCTGTGATAATTTGCAATACAAAGGATTATTACCTTCCAAGACTGTTGACCAAAGGACTAGGTCAATGGTAAAGAGGAAGCATTATAACTCATGGAATCACAGGGTAGAGTTGAGAGGGACCTCAGCATTAATCTAGAATCTGCAAGGATAATATATCTGGGAACTATACTTCGTGATTTACAAAGTATTTTCTTTAGCTTTATCTTCTTCCACCCTCACAACTCCTCAAATTTACATATAAGGATATGGATCCCATTAACTTGTATAACTTTTGCAACCTCACACATCATTCTAGAGCCCTGACTGAAGGTGGAAGAGAGGTGGTTCCAGACTGGAATCCCAGTTCCAATGGCACTGGGAAAGTTACTTTTGACTGTcttacctcagtttcctcaatggTAAAACAGGAATATGAAAACATTCATCATAGCGTTGTGGTGAAAAGCTTACTATAGAACTTGATGGGAAGtgggtgcttagtaaatgttagcCAGCAAATCATTAAACACACAGCCAGGAAATGCAGAACTGGGCTTCTGGCTCCCACATGAGTGCTCTTTGCCACACACTAAGCTGTCTCATTGCATCACACTCCGCCTTTGCTCATTTCACAGCCGGGGCACCCAGGTTGAAGAACGGAGCTGCACACTAGGACACAGGCAGCCAAGAGGCAGCTTGGTCTCAGATGATCTGAGAAAATTAATGATTACCCTGGGGTCAAGTGCATCAGTTGCCAAAGGGAAAGGCTTCCTTCTAACTGGCCCAGCGAGCTCATGAAGGAGGAGTTGAGGCAGTCATGGAGCGCTGAAGTCTGGCAGTTCTGTCCCTGAGCAGGTGAATCACCTGATACCAACGCTGGGACCCAAGCCCTGGGATTGGCCTAAAAGAGGGCTGTGTACCTACTGGTTGGGCCTTGGCATCCTGTCAAACTGCTGTGCATCCAGACATAAAAATAACAGCCTGGAAATAGTTCTGGGGCAGTCTGCTGGACTCAGCATGGGAGAGAAAGCCACCATGCAGATGCTGACCAAGTGCTACCCCAAGAACAGCCTGCTGACTGTCATGGACCGGTACTCGGCCGTGGTGCGCAACATGGAGCAGGTGGTGATGATCCCCAGTCTTCTGCGGGACGTGCAACTGAGTGCGCATGGCTGCCAGGTCCAGGCGGGGGCCCCCGATCTCTACAACTGCTTCACCATGCTCAAGGCCATCCGTGTGGACGTGGACAATGGGCTGCTGCCCCGGGATGAGTGGCAGGCCAAGGTGGCAGCTGGCAAACCTGACGAGGCTGAGAATGAAGCTGCAGAGACAGAGGAGGCCGGGGAGGAGAGGGTCTCGGGGAAGCTGGACCTGGAATCTCAGTTCTACCTGCACTTCTCCAGCCTTCATCACATCCTCACCCACCTGACCCTGAAAGCTGAGGAAGTGACGAGGAAATACCAGGAGATAATGGGACAGGCCATGTAGGCCTGGACTCCAGACAAGGTAATTGTGGCCATGCCAGTGGGTGTCAGAGTCCACTGAAGCACCTTCCAGGGGAGGAAAGGGATCAGGGGTGAACCtagtgggagagggagagcccGGCTCTCAGACAAAGCCGCCCTCCCTTTGGGGTATAGACCACTACCTGGGGCAGCCCAAGGTCGGGCCTTCCTTACTCGCCTTCTGATCCAGAATTGGTGAATAATGGTGGCAAACTGTTAAGGAAACAGAGGGAAAAGTGGCTTATGAGTGTGTACCttatgtgcacatatatatgtttgtactTGTGAGTGTTTATTAGTAAGTATGTGAATATTTGGAACCATATGAACTAGATATGTGTGTTCCCACCACTGACTTCTTTAAGAATCTGAGTAAAGCCAAGGACTCTCTCCCCAGAGTCCAGGCATTTAGACAGATAACTGTACCTGCAATTTCAGGGGATATGCCATCTACCAAGGCCCATCCATGAATTCTAAAATAAGAACCCCTGATGCCATATATGAGTAATACATGATATCTATTTggacacatagtaaatgctagCACAGCCCCTAAATGCTTGACATAGGAATAattcctttaatcttcacaataattctATTAAGAtaggttttattatttctattttacaaatgaagaaacttacCCAAGGCACTCAGGTGTCCAATGTGAATTCTATGTGTGTGTGGCACTGCTTCCAACATTTTTTCAAGTAATGGACTatggaaaattatatttatatggtaCATGGTGGTACATCGTTAAGGCTGCTCATGGTAGTCCTGCAACGAGCAGGAGTACTCTGGCCATCCCAAATGCAGCCAGCCAAATGGAAATCTAAGGGACCACTATGTTGGCACTCTAATCCATTCCAGGCACATCAACACAGAGGAATGCCCATTGGGAAACCCACTTGTGAAGACATACGCATATGTGTTGGAATCTGAGCACAGAATGCCTGGGGTTGTGAGGTGTAGATGAGCAGGAAGCTAGACTAGCAGGTAGTGGCACAGGGTAGGAGATGGGAAGGGGACCTGGGACAGTCATGGGTGTGTCAGTCCTGGGTAAAGATGGAGAGAAGGTTGGTCACAGCACATGTCAGTTTTGATTCTGCCAGCCCTGCTCCCATAAACTGGCTTTATCAGTGATAAACCATGCCATGTCCACAGGAATCTCAAAACCTACCCGATGTAGATATGTGGGGCagaatttttatccccattttacttgTAAGGAAATTAAATCCAGAGAGATGAAATGACTCACCCAAACTCACATAGTTAGTAAGGGGACAAAAAAAGCAAGACTGGCCCCAATTTTGAGCTGGGGGTACTTTCCATCAGACTCACTCTCTGTCATGTTGTGTTAGCGTCATGATATTCCTGAGGCTGTAGTGATGGGAATACACATGGACCCTGAACACATGGCCTATAGAGAGTTCTGCTCTAGGTGTTTTCTCAGCCATTTTTCCTTCCCCTACTTCAAACCCAGACCCAAACTTCCAACTTCAGCTTTGCTTCCCTCTCCTGTTGAGGCTCCTGGGTGTCTTTCAGAGGTTCTTGAATGTAACTGGGCTGGGTCAAGAGCTCTGCCTTTAGTCCTGATTCCAGCACTATGAGCTGTGAGGACTTGTATTTGCTCActtctctgggtttcagtttatTCCCCATAATAGtattagtaaaaacaaaaacaaaaacaaaacaacaacaaaaaccaatcGGCACTTGAATAGTTCTATAGTTTAAGATCACTTTCGTATGAATTGTCTAATGGAATTATATAATCTCCttctacagatgaaaaaactggaGGTCTGAGAAGTAAGAGTCCAAGGTTACTCAGGAAATGGCAGAACCAAGATGAGAATCAACCCTGGCCTAACTCACATTTAATTCCTTTCCTCTACACAACTGGATTTCCTTAGCACCTTAGAAGTCTGCAGCTGGAGGTGGGAACTTGGGATGGCAGAGTGGATAGAAACCCCATTACTTGACCAGCTAAACTGCTTCAAAGACATGAGCAGCCAATTCTACATTGCAATGCTTCAACACACCctaaactgtttttttttgtgGCATCTgtagagaagttaaaaaatatcTGGGCTCTTGTCCTGGCTCTGCATTGACCTCTGTCTGCCCCCGGACAACTTATTTCACCTTTCTGTATGGTTTCCCTGTtaataaaatgcagaaatgaaaCTAGATGAGATATTGCAGCTCTGACAACTGGATTCTTACGGCAATAGAACACCGCTGGGGTTTTCCTACAGCAGCACCACTGAGCTTTTTCAGTGGTTTTCCTAATTTAACAGGAATGTGGCAGTATCTAGGTGGTGTGAATttacactgacttttttttttttaaatttctgcacTCGACAGCTTACTCTGCATGATAGAAAGCAGACTCTGTGATGAGGACACGGAACAGTTTACTAGCCCTGATTACAGGACCAGAAAGACCTGGACCTGCAGCTGGAAGTGAAGGCGCCTGCGATGCCTGGGAtgcttctcctctttcctctgagAACCAATTCGTGGACTCATCACTGAGTCACCTTTAGGATGCTTGTTGCTATTCACAACTCTCCTCACTCCTCTAACCAGCTGGGGGTGGTAGCCAGTAGTTCAACAGGGACCAGATGTCACCTGGTTAGTGTGGTACAGGAGAAAGAGAAGTTTTAGCATCTGACTAACCGAAGTTCACATCCCTCCTCTTGGCAGTCATTcactgtgatcttgggcaagttatttaatccaGTGGAGCctaaatttcctcatctataaaatggctaTAGTATTACCTACCTCATAAAGTTATGAAAATTTAACAAGAGAATGACTCAAAAGCATCTGGCATACGAGAGCTATTATTACAGGTGGatttcctccccccaccctcaccacGTATTTGTTCTAGCCCTCCCTTACTGTTCTCTAGAACTAGCAGAGTCCCTGGAATCTGAGTGAGTGGCTCACACCCTTATACTTGCCAAGCACAGGTGAACTATAAGCCTATATTGCAGTAGCAGTTAAAAAACACTTTGTATTTATACGTATTTTAATCAACTTCTACTTTCTCAGACATGACTTCATTTTTAACAAATGGGACTCAAGAGAAAAGGAACTCATTTGATTTTGCCCAGAAACCATCTGCTTATATTCATACTGCCACCTAATTTAAAACCACacttaaataaacaattttattaatctCCAAATATCAATCTGATTATAGAATCCGAGCTTGGAAACAAGAATGTTTTGGACAAGCATTTTAACTTGATAAGCCATTAAGAGTATACTCCTCCTAGTCAGGTGGGACCTTTTACTTCTAACTGCACCAAGCCCCACCGTAGACTGCGTTAGCCACCCAGCCCACTTTTCCCAGGACGATCAGTCTGAGAGTGGAGACCCCTTTACAGTATCAGTCTTCTAGCTGCTCTCCTGGTCTTGAGTCTCCTCCTCCTAAACCACCCTCTGTGTTATTGCGGAGAGCTTAGCAATACAAACCTGACCATGTTATTCCtatttaaaacccttcagtgactTCCCACTACCTACAGGATCAAGTCAAAATTATTCTGCACAACTCACAAAACCCTCCATAATCTGgcttgctttgtttcattttgcaatAGAACTGGAGCAGGCAAAATTCTTCTGTGAAGGACCATATGTTAAGTATTTCACGTTTTGCAGGCCACAGGGTCTGTCACGACCACTCAACTCCACTGCTGTGGCGTGGAAGcagccacacacacatacaccagtAAGCCTGGCTGTGTTCCAGGAAAACTGTAGGCGTGAGCTGGATATGGCCCACGAGGTAGTCTGCCAACTCCGAACCACAGCTAAACCCCATTTTAAAATCTGCTAGATGtcttcttaaaactcaataaatggAAACTGACCATTCTCCAATGAACTATTTTTCTTATGACAAAAAGGAGTCAGAGTGCTTATGATGACCATTTTAATCACAAGGTGTTAACATGTATATTAACATAAACTTCAGATGTCATAGAAACAGTTCCATAAAATTCAGAGATAACCAGTACTGGTGAAACTGGAACAAGCATTTTGGAGATTTCAATGCACTGGATGGAATTCTTCAAGAATTTCACTAtaagttttcttatctataaaaagaaagatcacaaaaaatttattttaaaattgttttaaaaatcatatttcctAAAAATTAACACTTAATATTCTTATAGAAAGAAACCCCTAATAATTGCCTTATTTTCTAGTTCTCAACCATGGCTTGGCAATCACTAAGACATTTTGTTCCACTGAATGAAGATAACCTCGGAAAAATCTGTGGTGACATCCAGGTGGTTGGAGGGGCCAACGGCTGCCAGAGGGGTCCTGGCTGGTGAAAGAAGGAATGGgtagggaggggcaggagctCAGATGGTCAAGCTCTCCATGCCTGCACTGTTGGTGCAAGAGGTTCCTGGCACACCTGCCAGTAATCTGCTGCTCAGAGAGAATAAGCCCGTGAGGCTATATACGCTCCTGCTGCCGGAGGGAGCTGGTGGAAACATGGAGGCAAAGAGCCAAAGGTCTGGGACTGAGGACTGCTCTGGCACTGGGTCTCCCTCTTAGGAATCAATATTCCCAAGATTCCTTCCAGCTCTCACATCCAGCAGTCCTGGGTACTCCCCAACACTGATACATCCACTATTTTTGGCTTTGTACTAGTCTTTGAGCTCTTCAATGGCAAAAAAACCCTATACCTTTCTGATCCTCTATAAACATGACATATGTGACTAAAGGCTATGAAAATATTAGAGCAATAAAATTTCAGAGCTAAATAGAACCTTCCAGATAACTAGTCTGATGAAATGTAAATGCTTACTATTACACATTTACATAAATaggaaaatctatttaaaaatatatatatttacaagttCAAAAATTTCCTAAACTCATTCCttcatgtatgtgtatatctgAATTGTCTATGTGTGTAaaatacaaacaagaaaacaGCTGAAATACAATTATATTCACAGCTGCACAAACATAAGTAGAGTGGGCTGAGGAAACTCCTGTCTGTAGCTGGATAAAGGCTTCAGAGATGAGTTGAGCAAGAATTTGCTAGGTGCACAGGGGAAAGAGGGCAAGAGGAGGGTCAAGGAGGTACAGCGTGTACAGAATGATACAGGGTAGGTTCAGGACACAGCATTTCATGGGGCAGGAGATGAGGCAGGGCTCTGTGTAGTTGAGATCAGGCATTACTgattaagtgcctactatgtgtagGTTCTGTGCTGCAGGCTGGGGAAACAAAGATG
This genomic interval carries:
- the THRSP gene encoding thyroid hormone-inducible hepatic protein: MGEKATMQMLTKCYPKNSLLTVMDRYSAVVRNMEQVVMIPSLLRDVQLSAHGCQVQAGAPDLYNCFTMLKAIRVDVDNGLLPRDEWQAKVAAGKPDEAENEAAETEEAGEERVSGKLDLESQFYLHFSSLHHILTHLTLKAEEVTRKYQEIMGQAM